In the Sinorhizobium garamanticum genome, one interval contains:
- a CDS encoding Glu/Leu/Phe/Val dehydrogenase dimerization domain-containing protein: MYSFVGWRSVHSEHCEPVKGSIRFAPDADAEEVEALAKPVTLKCSLVDVPFGGSKGALKIDSREWTPKSSSGSPRSLRQCGRCGCRLIRMGEEPDPHPVRLDEEAVAGAAQPNDRHCA, encoded by the coding sequence ATGTACAGCTTTGTCGGCTGGCGCTCGGTGCACAGCGAACATTGCGAGCCAGTCAAGGGCAGCATCCGCTTTGCGCCTGATGCCGATGCCGAAGAGGTGGAAGCGCTCGCAAAGCCCGTGACGCTCAAATGTTCGCTGGTCGATGTGCCTTTCGGAGGATCGAAAGGCGCGCTCAAGATTGATTCGCGCGAATGGACACCCAAGTCCTCGAGCGGATCGCCGCGATCTCTACGTCAATGCGGGCGGTGTGGTTGTAGGCTAATTCGAATGGGTGAAGAACCTGACCCACATCCCGTTCGGCTTGATGAAGAGGCGGTGGCGGGAGCGGCGCAACCAAACGATCGCCACTGCGCTTGA